acttgtaacaaaatccaactgacataaacaaaataaataagcgACATTCCTGCAAATGAATTGCATGCTGTGTAGCCAAATGTTTCAGCATATTGGAGGTAGTTCCCCCCTTTGATGAAATGGAAACTTTACAATTGTTGCAAGTGGCAATATTGTCGTCTATTCGCGTGAAATACAACCAAGCTCACgacatttgtcgcccgttcgcgttgtcgccgaagttttgtcgcgccacaaatcataatctgtcgctgtgcaagttttgtggaatttgtcgcgccacaacaagataaccaccattgcatgtctttaccttttgtggaagagggagagacgtcggaggacccgacgcagtctattcataatattgtaatgaccacggaagaagcagtgaatgaagtattgattagacagagatttattagatgggcctacctaataatctgttggaacacacaagaccggaaaccatagcgacgctggtaaacaaaccctgagaaagcccaatccctagctccctgcgctacggccatccggaggcgcacagagctgttggccgtgatattatctatacaattatattatataatatactattatacatagagctccgggagtcgcaaacggcaacaattactttctcctccatgctgcagttcaccccggactgcattggcggttgaacgctgattggctgttacgttacacatgtcactcagtggtcacgctgttgaaagctgattggctgtcatcacgcgaaatatgcgtcaaagttgaaatatttcaacttgagcgaatttgtcgcagcacaaatcctcgtgaacgcgctcgcctgtgcacggcgaaagtttGGCACGACAAAttacgtttggtgtgaacgcacaatgcgcttcttcctcggcggcgccatGTTTAATGCGTTCTGAACCACAACAAagtagcgtgtgtgtgacgtcatgatacatttgccgcgaccggaaccgataagcggaatcgttaagcaggcttgctaatgattccaaggaatcggttgactcagcaccggttctgaacaagaaccggttctcgattcccatccctaatgAGAAGAACAACTTCATAGTTTTGATCTTTCTGGAGAAGGCAGTGAGTAACTCAAGTACCTGAGACTCAGGAAGAGACTGTACAGGCGGTCGGTCCTGGAGTGGCCGACCAATCCTCAGGCTCAGCCATACTTTTGGTTTGGCCTCAGAAGCGTGCTGGCTACAGAGAGTAACAAGCAGTACAGTGACATGTTCAGGGAGACGCTGTAACGGAATTAAggataaaatgtataaaaaataaaaatagagtaCAGCAAAACAGCATTGTTATAAGAAATCTGCAAGGATTCTATGGTTCAttgtaattaaacatgaaccATCTTAGAACGGGAAGCAAAAAAGGGAAGCATAAAAATGCTTTCTTCCGCAATTTGTTGATGGTTCTATTTCGATGAGGCTGCTGCAGTCTGCTTTAGTGTGTTCACTTCACCCACAAGAGAATACAACTATTATCCAGTGCTATTCAAGTGACATTGAACAACTTTTTACTAATTATATCTTAAGGGTCCACCACATTCACAATGGTGAGTTATTGAAACATTCATAAAGAAATGATTTTTATGCAATGGctaaaactatatttttgtgaTCAATATTTCTATATTTTCATATTTGTGATAAATATATTCCATGTCTTATTCAACTTTACATTTTTACTTtctaaatacaataataattaaaCATGAATTAAAGTTACACTTCAGAACTTTcggaatatttatttttgataatgttgTAGTAATAATTGTATTCATATTGGGCTTTGTATAGACAAAAAAAAGGCTTCATTAATTCTCTTCAAATATTTGTATGGTCCGAATACACcatattgcgtgtgtgtgtgtatatatatcggtgtgtgtgtgtgtgtgtgtgtgtgtgtgtgtgtgtgtgtgtgtgtgtgtgtgtgtgtgtgtgtgtgtaaaccgtGGAATATTTTGCGATaagatacatttattttaaatgaataatTCTTCTCCTTCATGTTATCCACAGAAAACCCCCATCTACTGGTCTTACCTTATAGGCCGACTACTCTTTCTGTTTTTACATCAAGGGAGACGTACTGCCATGTTCCAACCCAGTACGAATTGGATGTCACGGCAGTTTCCATGTGACGTCAAAGATGGACACTTTGGAAGGCCAAGACTCGTGTTTGACTGTGGGGAAAAAAAACTTCGAAAAGTACCTGAAGGGATAACCAGCAATGCCACTGTggtcattttaaaaaaaaacgatcttCAGCAAATACCAGGGAATGCGTTTTCTCATCAGGAAGATCTCGCTGAACTTAATCTTTCCCAGGCAAAAAGGAACGGGCTGAAGAACGTCGACATCAATGAGGATGCTTTCAATAATTTGACAAAGCTGCTATCACTGGATTTAAGCAACAATCGTCTGACTTATATCCCCGGAAATCTTCCTCCCAGTTTGAAAACGATTTGGCTAAACAATAACAGCTTCCTGGTGCTCAACAAAAACAGCTTTTCTGGTGTAAGAAATGTGACACATCTATTCTTGCACGAAAACTGCTATTTTAGCAATAAGTGCTTCAAGCAAGTGAGTATTTCAGATGACAGTTTGGCAGTTTTGACAAAGCTTGAGGTTCTCGACCTTTCCTCAAACAATCTAACACAAGTTCCAAAGGGACTACCAACAACGCTAACCAACCTGGCACTTAGTGACAACCGAATACATTACATTTTTGAAGAGGACTTTAAAGAGCTCCATCACTTAAAAGCACTGACAGTACGTGGAAACTGCCCAAGATGTGGAAATGCTCCATTTCCCTGTGTACCTTGCCCCAATATTTCTCTTGGAATCCATCCTATGGCGTTTACTAACCTTACCCAACTAAAGATGTTACACTTAGCAGGCAACTCCCTAACAGTACTTAACGATTTTTGGTTTGAAAATCTCAGACATCTGACAAAACTCATGCTATCATTCAATCTTTTACAAAATGCCATTCAGGGCGAACTGAAGAGTTTTAGTAGTCTTTCAAATTTACAGCACTTGGATCTGTCCTTCAATTTTGGCCATAAAGTATACCCAAAGACCGTTCAGCTGTCAAGCGGTTTTTCAAAGCTTAGGTCGCTTCGAGTATTGCACTTGATTGGTTTGGTTTTCAGAGAAATTGAATTTGATACTTTGAAACCTCTTTTTTCACTCAAAAACCTAACTGTGCTAAATCTAGGGACTAACTTTATTTTTCACTCTAATTCCACCATATTCAAATGTCTCCCACAGTTGCAAAGCATATATCTATCAGAGAACAGACTGTATCCCGTTTCAGTAAGTACGCCTAGCCCACCTGGCCAGGGAGGAAATGTTAAAGCCAACCTGATTACTTCACCACACCTGATGGCCCACTCGTTTAATCCTGATAGCACTTTGGCTAATCCAGAGTGTATCAAGGCAGGTCGTGTGCTGAGTTTTAGCTCAAATAATCTTTTCTTCATTAGTCGTGAGCAATTTGAAGGCTATGATAATATCTCATGCCTTAACCTTTCAAGAAATGGGTTTTCATCTGCATTAAATGGGACAGAATTTGAATCGTTGCCAAACCTCACATATTTGGATCTGTCATTTAATAAGATTGACTTGGCCTATCCTGCTGCATTCCAAGAATTACAGAAGCTAAAGGTATTGGACATCAGTTTCAACGACCACTACTTTAAAGCCTATGGGATCACACATAATTTAGATTTTGTtaaaaatctgccttttcttgAGATATTAAATATGAGCAATAATTGTATTCATACTTTATATACCAAAATGTTAGAGAGTGATTCATTAAATGAGCTTCGATTTGGACACAATGAGCTTGGAACCCTTTGGAAAGATGACTCTTATATAAATCTGTTTAGAAAGCTCACTAAGTTGGCAATACTAGACATTTCTTCCAACAACATTGTTGCAATTCCTGATAAGGTTTACACTTTGTTACCACAGCAGCTCACAACCCTGTTCATAAATTACAACAAACTCTCAGATTTTAATTGGACTAAACTAGAACATTTCAACAACCTCCAGATCCTCGATCTAAGTCACAATGCTATGACTTATGTACGAAGCGTTGCCTCCCGTTCTTTAAGAACTCTGAATTTGGCTCATAATCAAATTGCACAACTCTCAAATGGATTTTTAGAGGGCGCCGTAAGCCTTACAACCCTCTCCCTGAACCACAACATGCTGACTGTTATCAACCAGACCAACTTTTTAACAAAACCTAAAAACTACCTTCAAATGTTGTCTTTACATCGGAACCCATTTCAATGCTCATGTGACACACTGGATTTTATtctgtggattgaagacaacaatgtCACCATCCCAAGCCTGACCACGGATGTCTACTGCTTCGTATCCTACGGCCATCCTCAGGTGATGATTTACTTTGAGTTTGACCAGTGTGTCAACAACAGTCTGGCACTGCTGATCTCAGTTCTCACAACTACCTTCCTCTTTTTCACCACGTTATTGGCAACGGTGGCACACATCTTCTACTGGGACGCCTCCTACGTCCTGTATTACCTGAAGGCCAAATGGAAGGGCTATCGCTCTTCGGCCTCGCCAGACAATATGTACAACGTCTTCGTGACCTATGACACCAAAGACCCCTGGGTCTCAGAGTGGGTGCTGGAGACGCTGAGGGtgaagctggaggtggagggggagaaggtgtTGCCCTTGTGTCTAGAGGAGCGGGACTGGCCCCTCGGCGTCCCGGTGATCGACAACCTCACCCAGAGCATTCGCTACAGCCGCAAGACCCTGTTTGTGCTGACCAAGGCGTACGCCAAGACAGGGTTGTTCCGCTTGGCCTTGTACCTGGCCCACCAGCGGCTGCTGGATGAGAACCTGGACGTGATCGTGGTGCTGATGTTGGAGCCTGTCCTGCAGAACTCCCACTTCCTGCgtctgaggaggaggctgtgcGGGGAGAGTGTTGTGGAGTGGCCCCGGACTGCGGCTGCTGAGCCCTGGTTTTGGCAGAACCTCAGGAATGTAGTCAGGGTGGACAACCAGACGATGTACACCAGCACTTACTCTCAGTACTTCACCTGCAGCCGGGAGAGAGACTGAAGCTGCAGCTTGGACATTTTCCTCTTTCTCTGAATTACTTTCATGTTTAGTTACTTAAATGTACTTGTCGTTGTTGTAGGCTATTTTTGCAGTTATCTTTGTCAAGTGATGCTTTTGAACTGATGTTCTTTATGGGTTGAATGCTATGATAATGTGTGTTAATAATCAAACACTTTTAACAGCCTAGTTTTAGGTCATGACTAATCTATGTACCCTAAAAAGGGAAGTAAAAGAAGCTTTCTTCCGCAATTTGTTGATGATTCTATTTCGAGGAAGATGCTGCAGTCTGATTTAGTGTGTTCACTTCATCCACAAGAGAATACAGCTCTTATCCAGTGCTATTGAATTGACATTTAACGACTTTTTACAAATTATATCTTGCGGGTCCACCACATTCACAATGGTGAGTTATCGAaacaatcattaaaaaaaagactCATGTACAATCGctaaaactatatttttgtgaTTAATTTTCTATATTACATATttgtaaaaaaatgtattccatgtcttattcaactttttatttttatttgcaaaATACAATGACATATAACCATGATTTCCGGTTACACTTCAGAGCTTTGGGAATTTTGGTcaatcatttttatttgtatttttgatcatattatagtaatatattaatattatgctTTGTATAGACAATAAAAAGGCATCATTAATTCCGTTCCAATATTTGTATCGTCAAAATACACCATATTCTGggcttgcgtgtgtgtaaccCATATAATATTTTGCTGAAAATGATGATACATTTTCTATAAATGAATAATTCTTCAGCTTCATGTTATCTACAGAATACGCCCATCTACTGGTCTTTCCTTGTCGTTCGACTACTTCTGTTTTTACATCAAATGAGTCATACTGCCATGATCCAACACAGTACAAATTGGATGTCCCGGCAGTTTCCATGTGATGTCACTGGACTAGTGTTTCATTGTGAAGCAAAAAAACTTCAACAAGTACCTGACGGGATAACCAGCAATGCCACTGTAGTTAATTTATCAGAAAACAATCTTCAGAAAATACCAGGGAATGCGTTTTCTCATCTGGAAAATCTCACTAAACTTTAtcttaaaaacgcaaaaaagAACGGGCTGAAGGACGTCGACATCGATAAGGATGCTTTCATGAATCTAACAAACTTGAAAATACTGGATTTAGGCAACAATCATTTGACTCATGTCCCCGGTATTCTTCCTCACAGTCTGACAACGATTTGGCTAAACGACAACAACATCCTGGTGATCAATAATATGAGTTTTTCTGGGATAAGAAATGTGACGCATCTATTCTTGCAAAGAAACGGCTGTTCTAGCAATAAATGCTCCAATCCGGTAAATATTTCAGACGACAGTTTTCCAGTTTTGACAAAACTTAAGGTTCTGGACCTTTCCTTCAACAGTTTAAGACGTGTTCCAAAGGGACTACCAACAACGCTTACCAACCTGGCACTTAATAACAACCAAATACATTACATTTCTGAAGAGGACTTTAAAGAGCTCCATCACTTAAAAGCACTGAGAATGCATGGAAACTGCCCAAGATGTGGAAATGCTCCATATCCCTGTGTAGCTTGCCCTAATATTTCTCTTGGAATCCATCCTAAGGTGTTTATTGACCTTACCGAACTACAGACGTTGGATTTAGCTGGCAACTCCCTGACACAACTTAATGACTTTTGGTTTGAAAATCTCCAAAATCTGACAAAACTCTTGCTATCATTCAATCTTTTACAAAATGCCATTCAGGGTGAACTTAAGTGTTTTAGTAGTCTTTCAAAATTAGAACATTTAGATCTGTCGTTCAATTATGGACGTAACACATACCCAAAGACCGTTCAGCTGTCAAAGGGATTTTCAAAGCTTAGGTCGCTTCAAGTATTGCACTTGGTTGGTTTAGTTTTTAGAGAAATAGAATTTGATACTTTGAAACCTCTTGTTTCGCTTAAAAACCTAACTGTGCTAAATCTAGGGACTAACTTTATTGTTCACTCTAATTCTACTATATTCAAAGAACTCCATCAGCTGAAAGGCATATTCCTATCAGAGAATAGACTGTATCCCGTTTCAGTAAGTACACCTAACCCACCTGGCCAGGGAGGTAACGTTGAAGCCAACCTGATTTTttcaccacacctggtggccgaCACGTTGAATTTTGGTAGTCGAATTTTGGCAAATCCAGAGTGTATCAAGGCAGGCCGTGTGCTGAGTTTTAGCTCAAATAATCTTTTCTTCATAACTCCGGAGCAATTTGAAGGCTATGATAATATCTCATGCCTTAACCTTTCAGGAAATGGGTTTTCATCTGCATTAAATGGGACAGAATTTGAGTCGTTGCCAAATCTGACATATTTGGATCTGTCTTTTAATAAGATTGACTTTGCCTATAGACATGCATTCCAGGAATTACAGAAGCTAAAGGTATTGGACATCAGTTTCAACGACCACTACTTTAAAGCTTACGGGATCACGCATAATTTAGATTTTGTTAAAAATCTGCCTGTTCTTGAGATATTAAATATGAGCAATAATTGTATTCATACTTTAACTACCAAATGGTTACAGAGTGAGTCATTAAATGAGCTTCGATTTGGACACAATGAACTTGGGACTCTTTGGAAAGATGCATCGTATTTCAATCTGTTTACTAATCTCACTAATTTGAAAATACTAGACATTTCATCCAACAACATTGCTGAAATTCCTGATAAGGTATACGTTTTGTTACCACGGCAGCTCACAACCCTGTTCATAAATTACAACAAACTCTCAGATTTTATTTGGACTAAACTAGAATATTTCAACAACCTCCAGACCCTTGATCTAAGTCACAATTATATTACTTATGTAAAAAGCGTTACCTCCCGTACTTTAAGAACTCTTAATTTGGATCATAATCAAATTGCACAACTGTCAAATGGATTTTTGGAGGGCGCCATAAGCCTTACAACCCTCTCGCTGAACCACAACAGGCTGACTGTTATCAACCAGACTAACTTCTTCACAAAACCTAAAAACTACCTTCAAACGTTGTCTTTACATAGGAACCCATTTCAATGCTCATGTGACACACTTGATTTTATTCTGTGGATCGAAGACAACGATGTCACCATCCCAAGCCTGACCACGGATGTCTATTGCTTCGTATCATACGGCCACCCTCAGGTGATGATTTACTTTGAGTTTGACCAGTGTGTCAACAACACTCTGGCACTGCTGATCTCAGTTCTCATAACTACCTTCATCGTTGTCACCACGTCGATGGCAACGGTGGCGCACATCTTCTACTGGGACGCCTCCTATGTCCTGCATTACCTGAAGGCCAAATGGAAGTGCTATCGTTCTTCGGCCTCACAAGACAACGTGTATGAAGTCTTTGTGACCTATGACACCAAAGACCCCTGGGTCTCGGAGTGGGTGCTGGAGACGCTGAGGGtgaagctggaggtggagggggagaaggcgtTGCCCTTGTGTCTGGAGGAGCGGGACTGGCCCCTCGGCGTCCCGTTGATCGACAACCTCACCCAGAGCATTCGCTACAGCCGCAAGACCCTGTTTGTGCTGACCAAGGCGTACGCCAAGACGGGGGTGTTCCGCTTGGCCATGTACCTGGCCCACCAGCGGCTGCTGGATGAGAACCTGGACGTGATCGTGGTGCTGATGTTGGAGCCGGTGCTGCAGAACTCCCACTTCCTGCgtctgaggaggaggctgtgcGGGGAGAGTGTTGTGGAGTGGCCCCGGACTGCGGCCGCTGAGGCCTGGTTTTGGCAGAACCTCAGGAATGTAGTCAGGTTGGACAACCAGACAATGTACACCAGCACTTATTCTCAGTACTTCACCTGCAGCCGGGAGAGAGACTGAAGCTGTAGCTTGgacatttttctctttttctgaaTTACTTTTATGTTAAGTTACTTAAATttacttgttgttgttgtaggctATTTTTGCAGTTATCTTTGTTGAGTGATGCTTTTGAACTGATCTTCTTTTTGGGTTTAATTCTATGATAATGTGTGTTAATAATGAACCACTTTTAACCGCCTAGTTTTAGGTCAAAGTGTTATCAGGCTTTGTTTTGCATTGCTGTTGTCTTGTGGTTTCAAAAGTTCCATAATAAAGGGCCTCTAAATTTCTAAATGAAGGTTGGCCTGAGGCTGAACCGTTGTCATTTTggaaatacaatttaaataattatataaagaCTTCTTTAAAGAATATAAGTAAAAAATACCCAATAGTTCCCGACACCAATGCTAAATGGAACTATTTTATCAATGACCTTTGGTGGCTTACCATGCAGAAAGTGAaatatttgatttgtttgttaaatCAAAAAGCATAATACAATagagtctttctttctttgtcaaTTAAGTTATTATGTTACCTTTGATGAAAAACCATTTGATGCATTGTCATTATTGCTGTAATTattttaaagggacactgtgtaaaaattactcccatctagtggtacaattgtatattgcattcaaactaatagtgctcgcttgtccaaaaactacggtgggcagtatgtgccaaggaGCTGTGACATGACAcctactacctcatcgagtcattcgagtgatgatgatgaggttcgttatttttAACAAACTTCAAAcggcattgaatcattagtgtaagatactgaattatttcagtcatcattcacgatAGTCATTATTTAAACAATGTTACGAAAACCTAACCCATtgttccgaagggccgtttgtccgataagtcaaacaagaggcgcattaggccgacggtttaatatgccgaataggcctacatataaagagttgtgtatctctttctctctctgagagcaaaaattacca
The window above is part of the Gadus morhua chromosome 20, gadMor3.0, whole genome shotgun sequence genome. Proteins encoded here:
- the LOC115533265 gene encoding toll-like receptor 8 gives rise to the protein MRLLQSALVCSLHPQENTTIIQCYSSDIEQLFTNYILRVHHIHNGRRTAMFQPSTNWMSRQFPCDVKDGHFGRPRLVFDCGEKKLRKVPEGITSNATVVILKKNDLQQIPGNAFSHQEDLAELNLSQAKRNGLKNVDINEDAFNNLTKLLSLDLSNNRLTYIPGNLPPSLKTIWLNNNSFLVLNKNSFSGVRNVTHLFLHENCYFSNKCFKQVSISDDSLAVLTKLEVLDLSSNNLTQVPKGLPTTLTNLALSDNRIHYIFEEDFKELHHLKALTVRGNCPRCGNAPFPCVPCPNISLGIHPMAFTNLTQLKMLHLAGNSLTVLNDFWFENLRHLTKLMLSFNLLQNAIQGELKSFSSLSNLQHLDLSFNFGHKVYPKTVQLSSGFSKLRSLRVLHLIGLVFREIEFDTLKPLFSLKNLTVLNLGTNFIFHSNSTIFKCLPQLQSIYLSENRLYPVSVSTPSPPGQGGNVKANLITSPHLMAHSFNPDSTLANPECIKAGRVLSFSSNNLFFISREQFEGYDNISCLNLSRNGFSSALNGTEFESLPNLTYLDLSFNKIDLAYPAAFQELQKLKVLDISFNDHYFKAYGITHNLDFVKNLPFLEILNMSNNCIHTLYTKMLESDSLNELRFGHNELGTLWKDDSYINLFRKLTKLAILDISSNNIVAIPDKVYTLLPQQLTTLFINYNKLSDFNWTKLEHFNNLQILDLSHNAMTYVRSVASRSLRTLNLAHNQIAQLSNGFLEGAVSLTTLSLNHNMLTVINQTNFLTKPKNYLQMLSLHRNPFQCSCDTLDFILWIEDNNVTIPSLTTDVYCFVSYGHPQVMIYFEFDQCVNNSLALLISVLTTTFLFFTTLLATVAHIFYWDASYVLYYLKAKWKGYRSSASPDNMYNVFVTYDTKDPWVSEWVLETLRVKLEVEGEKVLPLCLEERDWPLGVPVIDNLTQSIRYSRKTLFVLTKAYAKTGLFRLALYLAHQRLLDENLDVIVVLMLEPVLQNSHFLRLRRRLCGESVVEWPRTAAAEPWFWQNLRNVVRVDNQTMYTSTYSQYFTCSRERD
- the LOC115533266 gene encoding toll-like receptor 8, coding for MNTPIYWSFLVVRLLLFLHQMSHTAMIQHSTNWMSRQFPCDVTGLVFHCEAKKLQQVPDGITSNATVVNLSENNLQKIPGNAFSHLENLTKLYLKNAKKNGLKDVDIDKDAFMNLTNLKILDLGNNHLTHVPGILPHSLTTIWLNDNNILVINNMSFSGIRNVTHLFLQRNGCSSNKCSNPVNISDDSFPVLTKLKVLDLSFNSLRRVPKGLPTTLTNLALNNNQIHYISEEDFKELHHLKALRMHGNCPRCGNAPYPCVACPNISLGIHPKVFIDLTELQTLDLAGNSLTQLNDFWFENLQNLTKLLLSFNLLQNAIQGELKCFSSLSKLEHLDLSFNYGRNTYPKTVQLSKGFSKLRSLQVLHLVGLVFREIEFDTLKPLVSLKNLTVLNLGTNFIVHSNSTIFKELHQLKGIFLSENRLYPVSVSTPNPPGQGGNVEANLIFSPHLVADTLNFGSRILANPECIKAGRVLSFSSNNLFFITPEQFEGYDNISCLNLSGNGFSSALNGTEFESLPNLTYLDLSFNKIDFAYRHAFQELQKLKVLDISFNDHYFKAYGITHNLDFVKNLPVLEILNMSNNCIHTLTTKWLQSESLNELRFGHNELGTLWKDASYFNLFTNLTNLKILDISSNNIAEIPDKVYVLLPRQLTTLFINYNKLSDFIWTKLEYFNNLQTLDLSHNYITYVKSVTSRTLRTLNLDHNQIAQLSNGFLEGAISLTTLSLNHNRLTVINQTNFFTKPKNYLQTLSLHRNPFQCSCDTLDFILWIEDNDVTIPSLTTDVYCFVSYGHPQVMIYFEFDQCVNNTLALLISVLITTFIVVTTSMATVAHIFYWDASYVLHYLKAKWKCYRSSASQDNVYEVFVTYDTKDPWVSEWVLETLRVKLEVEGEKALPLCLEERDWPLGVPLIDNLTQSIRYSRKTLFVLTKAYAKTGVFRLAMYLAHQRLLDENLDVIVVLMLEPVLQNSHFLRLRRRLCGESVVEWPRTAAAEAWFWQNLRNVVRLDNQTMYTSTYSQYFTCSRERD